A region of the Lycium barbarum isolate Lr01 chromosome 1, ASM1917538v2, whole genome shotgun sequence genome:
AGTTGTCTGCCCTGTAAGGTCAAAAATGTGGAATGAAGATTAATATGTTCAAGACACCATGAATAGCTAggatagaagatggacaaaagtcTTACACTGCATTCAGGATCAGTCTTGAGAATAAAGGATTTGTTGAAACCCATTTTATGTCATTCTTATCGACAGAGGGACTAAATTGGAAGTTAGGTCAATGTGGATCACCAAACTCCAGCTCTTTTACATCTGTTATGAACCCCACTAAATTTAAGGAATTTGGGAGATTTAAGCATACAGAATCTCCTCACTTTGAGCTATGCCAGAAATCTGGTATAAACTGACAACAAGAACAGCCATTCCAAGAGCTAGAACTTTTTAATTGATTAGTGTAGGAACAGACAAGAAAAGGTTAACTTCACCATAGAATTTGTAAAACAAATCATTTCTATCAACTAAGGAATTGGGAAATTGTAGTATGATCTTCTCATTTTATCTTCTTATACGGTGGTTGATtatcttcttcctcgtcatcatcatcatcctcttcATCATCGGAATCATCATTTTCATCGTCATCTTCGTCATCGGAATCATCATCATGCCCTCCATTTCCATTTGCCCCAGCATCATCTCCATCAGAatcctcttcatcatcatcatcatcatcacttcctccttcttcatcatcatcttcGTCATTATCGGTGCCCTCgccatcttcatcttcatcatcatcatcatcatcctcagtATCACTTGAATCTTTGGGTTCATTATCTGGCACAGTAGCTCTTTTAAGCTCACCAAAAGGAAACCTATAATATGATTGGGCATCAAATGAACACTTGTCAAACTCACAGACAAACAAAAAGGAATACAATTAAGCAAGGAAGATCAGAATTTTTCTGTACCTCTTCTCTACTCCAACAAGGTCAGGGTACAAGCATAGAAATTCACTCTGAAAAAATGGCATCTGATTTAGCACATATTTATCAATGAAAGGAACCAAAATAGTACTGTTATAACAAGACACCAACTACAAAAACTATAAAGCAAGTTGACTCCAAACATTTTACATGTATATTCCTAGAGATTCCCAAAGCAGAACATCATTTGACAATAAGATAAACTACAATTCTTCTACAGAAGGTGCTGTAACATAGTAGTATTGAGACAAACACAGACACAATCCAAGAAAAGAATTGAACTTTCAGTACAATGAAACCTAAAATGGCGTTAAGAGAAAGGTCTAGGAGTTAAAGGGTTAAGAATGTACCatgaagagaagagaaagaagagattTTTGAGCAGCCAAAGCAGTTTCAAGCACCACTGAACAAATCATTCTCTGCAAACCCACATTGGTGGTGGAAAGTATCTCCACATCCATTGAATACCTAAAAAATGTAAGAAAGATTCAGATTTGGGAAGTAATAGTTGCAGTTAGTGCAGAAGGGCTCCACACTGAGTCACTGATGGTTGGGGAGGGGCAGCTGTTTGTAGGGTTTAGGCTTTTAAGACGCAACTTCTGTTTTTTTGTCCAAAACCAAACTTTTCATTTTAGAAGGGGAAAAAAAGAAATACATGTGACCAAATCTTACCTTGTCCCCTCAACTGTCCAAGGCGGTCCAAAAGATAAAagatttcctcttttttttttttttttttttttttttggtatttttgtAATTGTACCTAGTTTATATAGTTTGTAGGTTCATTCCTTTACTAACTTTTATTATTGGAATATGCAGAAAATACTTTAATGTTCTAAAAATAACCACAATATAGGACAACATACATTAAATTTTTAATGGATAAATCATGTGTTTTGTACATCACCAACCACTTAATAAACCTTCCTTAGGACTCAAAGCTCTTCTTTTTTTCGGGGGGTGTTTGGTATCTTTTCTGGCACTGATTTAGTTGAATTCATGTCGAAAAATTTCATTTGAGGGTTAAGTATTTGCTAAAAGACAATTTCATTTCCTAGGTTTGAATCCGAAACTTTTATTTAAGAATGAACAAGTAATTATTACTCCACCACTGTGGCGTTAGGACTCAAAACTCATGTTCATTAGTATATTACTTACTGAAGAACAAAATATGTCAACTGCATAACAATTGACTCTAACAACCACACCAAACTTCTAGTATATAGACAAATTTATGTTAAAATAATAAAATCCACGTGTTTCTCACAGGATCGATATAAGTATTACTTAACATTTTTTGAGATTTTAAATCtatatattttcattcataaatTATCTTTTGGATGAATAAAACATATCTTTTGACTCCAAAATCCACCCCTACCCCAGTTCATTTTTATTGTTGCATACTTTTTCCAAATCTCTCAAACATATTAGTGATGGTGTATCCCCCGCATTTCTTGTTTTATACCATATTTAGGTGTTTGCAGGAGCCAGTTGAGGTGTACTTGTCTAAAATATCAATATACAAATATTATTCCTAGAATGTAGCCAAAAGAAGCTCAATCCTTTCTTACTATATTGCTTGTAGTGAAGAGGTGCTTTTTCTAgtaatttttttagtttttttagcAAAAGATTTGGAGACAAAGCTaattccaacttccaagttccaATCTTATATAATTTCCCGTCCATTGcagtattttattatattttttttagtaaTTTACATATAGAAAATGAAATTTGATAGTCCTTCACGAGATTGGATCCGGATCCCAGAGAACTTTTATTAGCAAAAATAGAATGTGCAATGATAGTACTTGAAATTGACCCCTGGAAGAACCATCCTTTGAAATAAATTTGTCACCAATCTTGACATCTTTAGTTGAATTTCAGTTAAGCAAAAAATCAGTTGTGGAAGCGTGATTTTATAGCAAGTCCCTTGACTCTTGATTACTCCATAATTTAACCCGAAAGACTTCACAAATGTAAAGATCGTTTCGTTTGTTTATTTCCTGTTTTCCCTATATTTTGTTTAAGAAACAATTCTGGCATTCCAAATGGATTATTTTGCCTGCAAATACCCGCGACTTAAAATCTTATCCTATGTAAATTTTGTGAAAAAGAATGAAAGGAAAAAATCATAAAAATCTCCTTTGGTTAAGAATTACTACAAGCTTTTTGTTTTTGACAGAAACTCCAAAGAGAAGGTTGCTTTTTTTCACATGGGTAACAGTAATTTGATTCCAGTTTTTGCCGATCCGTGACctattttttcaaattccaagttTAAATAATAAGGATGATATGCAGATGTTGGTAACTTTAGGAACAAACCATTGCAAATCATTACTTCGTGCACTTTATAAAGCAGATTTGTTTGTTGGGATCTTTCAAGAAATCACATGATAACTATAGTAGTAACCTGTGATTAAGTTCAAAAGGAACATTATGTGTGAGTCACGATCCCATGAAACATCATTCATTCCCATTTAAAGAGAATTTATTCAGAGGTCATCAAGTGGAGTACTTGTTTTCGAACTTTTCTTCCCCTCTCCAAGCTaaatatgataattttttttgtttaaatcAAACTTATAGACATGAATGGATTCAGGATTTAATTCAGCCAGCGCAGAGTACTATTTTATTCACTTTGCATGAATATATAATAATTTAAAATTAACTGACTTTGCAAATTAATTTGAGTCAAACCTCATTAACCAAAATATATGCATAATCAAACTTCAAACCTGCGCTTTTGTACCTTCTGGAGAAAGCAGATTCTAGTCAAAGATCTGGAAAAGCTTTTTTCCATTTGTCC
Encoded here:
- the LOC132621511 gene encoding uncharacterized protein LOC132621511; its protein translation is MDVEILSTTNVGLQRMICSVVLETALAAQKSLLSLLFMSEFLCLYPDLVGVEKRFPFGELKRATVPDNEPKDSSDTEDDDDDDEDEDGEGTDNDEDDDEEGGSDDDDDDEEDSDGDDAGANGNGGHDDDSDDEDDDENDDSDDEEDDDDDEEEDNQPPYKKIK